The following proteins are encoded in a genomic region of Oryza brachyantha chromosome 11, ObraRS2, whole genome shotgun sequence:
- the LOC107305265 gene encoding pentatricopeptide repeat-containing protein At5g47360-like produces the protein MPPQRPCLSLIRCLSSYGDGDLTTLLLVLRSPPTSSTSLQRTLTSAFPSPSNSFPLQKLPYLLPLLPSPLLSLQFLLWRLPPSLPLPSSYTLSSLAASLPDLPSSMPLLLSSSPQPLPLRHYALLLSISAHAGLFPTSLAILRHMHSFSLTPDVSCFLSALRSASSPSDVCTILSIMSVSSVSPSVPLVVTSVHKLANAGDFVGARRLIKKMPEFGCVANVTVYTALLDGMCNFGDVDAALGLMEEMEGGSLGTGCAPTVVSYTCLVKCLCGNRRMVEALGVLERMTGRGVMPNRVFVRTLVSGFCSEARVMDAYAVVERVVSDGSMSSEQCYNVLLVCLWKVGMEGEAEGVAQRMMKKGVQLSPLAGTVMIRELCNRNRLLDACYWIGVMEKNGVICDTDVYTGLLLRLCAEGHVGETLVLTRKVAERGILIEAYCADRLMELLKQYGDEDLASRISRLRRCSEVLSH, from the coding sequence ATGCCACCACAGCGTCCGTGCCTGTCCCTCATCCGGTGCCTCTCCAGTTATGGTGATGGCGATCTCACCACCCTCCTCTTggtcctccgctcgccgccaaCATCCTCCACGTCGCTCCAGCGCACCCTCACCAGTGCTTTCCCATCTCCCTCCAACTCCTTTCCCCTTCAGAAACTCCCCTacctcctcccgctcctcccctcccccctcctctccctccagtTCCTCCTGTGGCGCCTGCCCCCCTCCTTGCCACTCCCGTCTTCATACACCCTCTCctcgctcgccgcctcgctcccTGATCTCCCATCCTCCatgcccctcctcctctcttcttcacCACAACCTCTCCCCCTCAGGCACTATGCCCTCTTACTGAGCATCTCCGCACACGCTGGCCTGTTTCCCACCTCCCTTGCCATCTTGCGACACATGCATTCTTTCAGCCTCACCCCTGATGTTTCCTGCTTCCTCTCCGCCCTTCGCTCAGCGAGCTCTCCCAGCGATGTCTGCACCATTCTCAGTATCATGTCAGTGTCTAGTGTCTCACCAAGTGTCCCACTGGTTGTGACCTCGGTTCATAAGCTGGCAAACGCAGGGGACTTTGTTGGTGCCCGCCGGCTCATCAAGAAAATGCCAGAGTTTGGGTGCGTGGCCAATGTGACTGTGTACACTGCGTTGCTCGATGGGATGTGCAATTTCGGGGATGTGGATGCCGCGTTGGGACTCATGGAAGAGATGGAGGGTGGTAGCTTGGGCACAGGGTGTGCACCCACCGTGGTGTCCTATACGTGTTTGGTGAAATGCCTGTGTGGTAATAGGAGGATGGTGGAGGCACTGGGCGTGCTGGAAAGGATGACAGGGAGAGGGGTGATGCCCAACCGGGTGTTTGTGCGAACACTTGTCAGTGGGTTTTGTTCAGAAGCAAGGGTCATGGATGCTTATGCTGTGGTGGAGCGTGTGGTCAGCGATGGGAGCATGTCAAGCGAGCAATGCTACAATGTTCTGCTTGTTTGCCTGTGGAAGGTTGGGATGGAGGGTGAAGCTGAAGGAGTTGCGCAGAGGATGATGAAGAAAGGGGTGCAGCTGAGCCCACTGGCAGGCACTGTAATGATCAGAGAGCTCTGCAATAGGAACAGGTTACTGGATGCTTGCTACTGGATAGGAGTCATGGAAAAGAATGGGGTGATCTGTGACACTGATGTCTACACTGGTCTGTTGCTTAGGCTGTGTGCGGAAGGGCATGTTGGTGAGACCTTGGTGTTGACGAGGAAGGTTGCTGAGAGGGGAATTCTCATAGAGGCCTATTGTGCTGATCGTTTGATGGAGTTGCTTAAGCAATATGGTGATGAGGATCTAGCATCACGTATATCAAGACTGAGAAGGTGCTCTGAAGTGCTATCACATTGA
- the LOC102705020 gene encoding GDSL esterase/lipase CPRD49 isoform X1 → MIGFAPAPGRPLFVLFGSSIVQFSFSNGGWGAALADIYARKADILLRGYIGWNSRRALQVIDKVFPKDSPVQPSLVIVYFGGNDSVAAHSSGLGPHVPLEEYIDNMRKIAKHLKSLSEKTRVIFLSCPPLNEETLRKSTSTVLSEIVRTNETCRLYSEACVSLCKEMDLKVVDLWNGMQKRDDWATACFTDGLHLSEEGSKIVVEEILRVLKEAEWDPCLHWKAMPTEFGEDSPYDLVSSSGQSTINPSDWTFHRRIQWD, encoded by the exons ATGATTGGTTTTGCGCCGGCGCCAGGCCGGCCGCTCTTCGTGCTCTTCGGCTCCTCCATCGTGCAGTTCAGCTTCAGCAATGGCGGGTGGGGTGCCGCTCTTGCCGACATCTACGCCCGCAAG GCTGATATCCTTCTCAGAGGGTATATTGGTTGGAACTCAAGGCGCGCCCTTCAAGTCATTGACAAAGTTTTCCCCAAG GATTCGCCCGTGCAACCTTCTTTGGTAATAGTTTACTTTGGTGGCAATGATTCGGTTGCTGCCCATTCATCTGGTCTTGGACCTCATGTGCCACTAGAGGAGTACATAGACAACATGAGAAAGATAGCAAAACACCTGAAG AGCTTGTCTGAGAAGACTCGTGTCATCTTCCTCAGCTGCCCGCCGCTTAACGAGGAGACGCTCCGTAAATCAACCAG CACTGTACTGAGTGAGATAGTCCGGACAAACGAAACTTGCCGCCTGTACTCTGAAGCCTGTGTATCTCTATGCAAAGAGATGGACCTGAAGGTGGTTGATCTTTGGAATGGTATGCAGAAGCGGGACGACTGGGCGACAGCCTGCTTCAC GGATGGACTGCATCTCTCTGAAGAAGGGAGCAAGATTGTCGTGGAAGAGATACTGAGGGTACTCAAGGAGGCAGAGTGGGATCCATGCCTGCACTGGAAGGCGATGCCGACGGAGTTTGGGGAGGACTCGCCCTATGACCTCGTCTCCTCCAGCGGCCAATCCACCATCAACCCCTCCGACTGGACCTTCCACAGGAGGATACAGTGGGACTGA
- the LOC102705020 gene encoding GDSL esterase/lipase CPRD49 isoform X2 — protein sequence MAGFSIRDCSIPTCHRRLVVWHLDPPSLGGHADILLRGYIGWNSRRALQVIDKVFPKDSPVQPSLVIVYFGGNDSVAAHSSGLGPHVPLEEYIDNMRKIAKHLKSLSEKTRVIFLSCPPLNEETLRKSTSTVLSEIVRTNETCRLYSEACVSLCKEMDLKVVDLWNGMQKRDDWATACFTDGLHLSEEGSKIVVEEILRVLKEAEWDPCLHWKAMPTEFGEDSPYDLVSSSGQSTINPSDWTFHRRIQWD from the exons ATGGCGG GATTTTCCATACGAGATTGTTCAATTCCCACCTGTCATAGGAGATTGGTTGTCTGGCATCTTGATCCCCCATCTCTGGGTGGCCAT GCTGATATCCTTCTCAGAGGGTATATTGGTTGGAACTCAAGGCGCGCCCTTCAAGTCATTGACAAAGTTTTCCCCAAG GATTCGCCCGTGCAACCTTCTTTGGTAATAGTTTACTTTGGTGGCAATGATTCGGTTGCTGCCCATTCATCTGGTCTTGGACCTCATGTGCCACTAGAGGAGTACATAGACAACATGAGAAAGATAGCAAAACACCTGAAG AGCTTGTCTGAGAAGACTCGTGTCATCTTCCTCAGCTGCCCGCCGCTTAACGAGGAGACGCTCCGTAAATCAACCAG CACTGTACTGAGTGAGATAGTCCGGACAAACGAAACTTGCCGCCTGTACTCTGAAGCCTGTGTATCTCTATGCAAAGAGATGGACCTGAAGGTGGTTGATCTTTGGAATGGTATGCAGAAGCGGGACGACTGGGCGACAGCCTGCTTCAC GGATGGACTGCATCTCTCTGAAGAAGGGAGCAAGATTGTCGTGGAAGAGATACTGAGGGTACTCAAGGAGGCAGAGTGGGATCCATGCCTGCACTGGAAGGCGATGCCGACGGAGTTTGGGGAGGACTCGCCCTATGACCTCGTCTCCTCCAGCGGCCAATCCACCATCAACCCCTCCGACTGGACCTTCCACAGGAGGATACAGTGGGACTGA
- the LOC102709325 gene encoding probable pyridoxal 5'-phosphate synthase subunit PDX1.1, with protein sequence MPRDPILFHPKSHPLHLHLEPSISLSLSIYLLGTTTSPLSQSQSQSSSKARSTLHRMASSDDGSGSGVVALYGGGKVVVEPSSKPAATFSVKVGLAQMLRGGVIMDVVTPEQARLAEEAGACAVMALERVPADIRSQGGVARMSDPALIRDIKRAVTIPVMAKARIGHFVEAQILEAVGVDYVDESEVLTPADHAHHINKHNFRVPFVCGCRDLGEALRRIREGAAMIRTKGEAGTGNVVEAVRHVRSVMGDIRALRNMDDDEVFSYAKRIAAPYDLVMQTKQLGRLPVVQFAAGGVATPADAALMMQLGCDGVFVGSGIFKSGDPARRARAIVQAVTHYSDPEILADVSAGLGEAMVGINLSDENVERYAARSH encoded by the coding sequence ATGCCAAGGGATCCCATTCTATTCCATCCCAAATCACATCCGCTCCATCTCCATCTGGAACcatctatctctctctctctctccatctatCTTCTCGGAACCACCACTTCACCTCTCTCGCAGTCGCAGTCCCAGTCGAGTAGCAAGGCAAGATCCACACTCCACAGGATGGCATCCTccgacgacggcagcggcagcggcgtggTGGCCCtctacggcggcggcaaggtggTGGTCGAGCCCTCCTCCAAACCCGCAGCTACCTTCTCCGTCAAGGTGGGCCTGGCCCAGAtgctgcgcggcggcgtcaTCATGGACGTGGTCACCCCCGAGCAGGCGCGCCTcgccgaggaggccggagcctgCGCCGTCATGGCGCTTGAGCGCGTCCCCGCCGACATCCGCTCCCAGGGCGGCGTAGCCCGCATGTCCGACCCGGCCCTCATCCGCGACATCAAGCGCGCCGTCACCATCCCGGTCATGGCCAAGGCCCGCATCGGCCACTTCGTCGAGGCCCAGATCCTCGAGGCCGTCGGCGTCGACTACGTGGACGAGAGCGAGGTGCTCACCCCCGCCGACCACGCCCACCACATCAACAAGCACAACTTCCGCGTCCCCTTCGTCTGCGGCTGCCGCGACCTCGGCGAGGCGCTCCGCCGCATCCGTGAGGGCGCCGCCATGATCCGCACCAAGGGCGAGGCCGGCACCGGCAACGTCGTCGAGGCCGTCCGCCACGTGCGCTCCGTCATGGGCGACATCCGCGCGCTCCGCAacatggacgacgacgaggtctTCTCCTACGCCAAGCGCATCGCCGCGCCCTACGACCTCGTCATGCAGACCAAGCAGCTGGGCCGCCTCCCCGTCGTGCAGTTCGCGGCCGGCGGGGTGGCCACCCCCGCCGATGCCGCCCTCATGATGCAGCTGGGCTGCGACGGTGTCTTCGTCGGCTCCGGCATCTTCAAGAGCGGCGACCCCGCGCGGCGCGCCCGTGCCATCGTTCAGGCCGTCACCCACTACAGCGATCCGGAGATCCTCGCCGACGTCAGCGCCGGGCTCGGGGAGGCCATGGTCGGCATCAACCTCTCCGACGAAAACGTGGAGCGCTACGCCGCCCGCTCCCACTAA